A genomic window from Anticarsia gemmatalis isolate Benzon Research Colony breed Stoneville strain chromosome 24, ilAntGemm2 primary, whole genome shotgun sequence includes:
- the LOC142983644 gene encoding uncharacterized protein LOC142983644 isoform X2, whose product MWRSVLLWLSVVALSSAIPEEYQYCALRYRRLCQGKGRHVACQFPDPGAGQMCYRYTPIKFTSDLKNFITHYLNRRRQRIASGNERVRGGVHLPKPQLMMLVEWDRELAMLAQRLADQCTFVHDDCRATLKFPYAGQTVGEVRWRRSSESDELSAQRAIRRVLDAWWGERRRVQPKQLTAPFRLTSKGTVWGHFSQLAVWNLQAVGCGAVRHGTDHPRLLLVCDFSHTNMLGQRTLVPGNTAPCPQHMARRLRSPYPALCGPVRQPAPHEAEPEVEDNGYDDGEEEEDVDDVETVEIDDALTPSLHKSGHQSDNTAVSITTETSLAPTTVSYEEVSKNSESPIFIEEPALHRDPSAKRASQHPLVVQQYAITMAPILPSQATRQLTMERDGVTEEGIRRKSDFEHDQFFKPMVRERPTKMLDRPTKVLDRPTKKLDRPTKKLDRPTKKIYDRPLVNWRADQERPPEPDRGQEVIPLTRRPAHSGLNPRLLEVYRPTVPEETTETTESYRHRWKQTRFRAQRPGANALLSTSKPPKKLESRPININLDKEDIDQLFRDTGFNMEWRKKTN is encoded by the exons ATGTGGCGGTCTGTCCTGTTGTGGTTGTCGGTGGTTGCCCTGTCTTCTGCCATACCTGAGGAGTACCAGTACTGTGCGCTGAGGTACCGAAGACTCTGCCAGGGGAAGGGCAGACATGTCGCTTGTCAGTTTCCtgat CCCGGTGCGGGGCAAATGTGTTATCGTTATACACCAATAAAATTCACTAGTGATTTGAAGAATTTCATCACTCATTATCTGAACAG ACGTCGTCAGCGCATCGCGTCAGGTAATGAGAGGGTTCGCGGCGGAGTACACCTGCCCAAACCACAACTTATGATGTTGGTG GAATGGGATCGTGAGCTGGCGATGTTGGCGCAACGACTCGCCGATCAATGCACATTTGTCCACGATGACTGCAGGGCTACGT TAAAGTTCCCATACGCGGGTCAAACGGTCGGCGAGGTCCGATGGCGTCGCTCCAGTGAGTCAGACGAGCTGAGCGCGCAACGAGCCATCAGACGGGTGCTCGACGCGTGGTGGGGCGAGCGGCGACGGGTGCAGCCTAAACAACTGACTGCCCCTTTCAGACTTACATCCAA AGGAACAGTTTGGGGCCACTTCAGCCAGCTCGCAGTGTGGAACCTTCAGGCCGTTGGGTGCGGGGCAGTACGTCACGGCACTGATCACCCTCGGCTGCTGCTGGTCTGTGACTTCTCCCACACCAACATGCTGGGTCAGAGGACGTTGGTGCCTGGGAACACGGCGCCGTGTCCTCAGCATATGGCGAGAAGATTACGGTCTCCATATCCTGCGTTATGTGGACCG GTACGACAACCAGCGCCTCACGAGGCGGAACCAGAAGTCGAGGATAACGGCTATGATGATGGAGAGGAAGAAGAAGACGTGGATGATGTGGAAACTGTTGAAA TTGACGACGCGCTAACACCAAGTCTGCATAAATCAGGACATCAGAGCGACAACACGGCAGTTTCAATAACAACGGAGACCTCTCTCGCTCCAACGACTGTCAGTTATGAGGAAGTGTCCAAGAATTCTGAGTCTCCGATATTTATTGAGGAACCAGCTCTACATCGTGACCCTTCTGCGAAGAGAGCCTCTCAGCATCCAC tgGTAGTCCAACAATACGCAATCACAATGGCCCCCATCCTTCCATCACAAGCAACACGTCAACTAACAATGGAAAGAGATGGAGTTACAGAAGAAGGAATCAGAAGAAAGTCAGACTTTGAACATGACCAGTTCTTCAAGCCCATGGTTAGAGAAAGGCCGACCAAGATGCTGGATAGACCGACGAAAGTACTGGACAGGCCTACGAAGAAACTCGATAGACCTACGAAGAAGTTAGACAGGCCTACTAAAAAGATCTATGACAGACCTTTAGTTAATTGGCG AGCTGATCAAGAACGACCTCCAGAACCTGACCGTGGGCAAGAAGTCATACCTCTTACCCGTCGGCCGGCCCACTCAGGTCTTAACCCACGGCTCCTAGAAGTCTACCGTCCCACAGTCCCCGAGGAGACCACGGAAACGACCGAGAGT tacCGCCATCGATGGAAACAAACGAGATTTAGAGCACAGAG ACCGGGTGCCAATGCTCTCCTGTCAACATCGAAACCTCCCAAAAAACTCGAAAGT AgaccaataaatataaatctggATAAAGAGGACATTGACCAGCTATTCCGCGACACCGGCTTTAACATGGAGTGGAGAAAGAAAACCAATTGA
- the LOC142983644 gene encoding uncharacterized protein LOC142983644 isoform X1 has protein sequence MWRSVLLWLSVVALSSAIPEEYQYCALRYRRLCQGKGRHVACQFPDPGAGQMCYRYTPIKFTSDLKNFITHYLNRRRQRIASGNERVRGGVHLPKPQLMMLVEWDRELAMLAQRLADQCTFVHDDCRATLKFPYAGQTVGEVRWRRSSESDELSAQRAIRRVLDAWWGERRRVQPKQLTAPFRLTSNKRCVYTSSSTDTDRGTVWGHFSQLAVWNLQAVGCGAVRHGTDHPRLLLVCDFSHTNMLGQRTLVPGNTAPCPQHMARRLRSPYPALCGPVRQPAPHEAEPEVEDNGYDDGEEEEDVDDVETVEIDDALTPSLHKSGHQSDNTAVSITTETSLAPTTVSYEEVSKNSESPIFIEEPALHRDPSAKRASQHPLVVQQYAITMAPILPSQATRQLTMERDGVTEEGIRRKSDFEHDQFFKPMVRERPTKMLDRPTKVLDRPTKKLDRPTKKLDRPTKKIYDRPLVNWRADQERPPEPDRGQEVIPLTRRPAHSGLNPRLLEVYRPTVPEETTETTESYRHRWKQTRFRAQRPGANALLSTSKPPKKLESRPININLDKEDIDQLFRDTGFNMEWRKKTN, from the exons ATGTGGCGGTCTGTCCTGTTGTGGTTGTCGGTGGTTGCCCTGTCTTCTGCCATACCTGAGGAGTACCAGTACTGTGCGCTGAGGTACCGAAGACTCTGCCAGGGGAAGGGCAGACATGTCGCTTGTCAGTTTCCtgat CCCGGTGCGGGGCAAATGTGTTATCGTTATACACCAATAAAATTCACTAGTGATTTGAAGAATTTCATCACTCATTATCTGAACAG ACGTCGTCAGCGCATCGCGTCAGGTAATGAGAGGGTTCGCGGCGGAGTACACCTGCCCAAACCACAACTTATGATGTTGGTG GAATGGGATCGTGAGCTGGCGATGTTGGCGCAACGACTCGCCGATCAATGCACATTTGTCCACGATGACTGCAGGGCTACGT TAAAGTTCCCATACGCGGGTCAAACGGTCGGCGAGGTCCGATGGCGTCGCTCCAGTGAGTCAGACGAGCTGAGCGCGCAACGAGCCATCAGACGGGTGCTCGACGCGTGGTGGGGCGAGCGGCGACGGGTGCAGCCTAAACAACTGACTGCCCCTTTCAGACTTACATCCAA TAAACGGTGTGTTTATACCTCTTCATCCACCGATACTGACAGAGGAACAGTTTGGGGCCACTTCAGCCAGCTCGCAGTGTGGAACCTTCAGGCCGTTGGGTGCGGGGCAGTACGTCACGGCACTGATCACCCTCGGCTGCTGCTGGTCTGTGACTTCTCCCACACCAACATGCTGGGTCAGAGGACGTTGGTGCCTGGGAACACGGCGCCGTGTCCTCAGCATATGGCGAGAAGATTACGGTCTCCATATCCTGCGTTATGTGGACCG GTACGACAACCAGCGCCTCACGAGGCGGAACCAGAAGTCGAGGATAACGGCTATGATGATGGAGAGGAAGAAGAAGACGTGGATGATGTGGAAACTGTTGAAA TTGACGACGCGCTAACACCAAGTCTGCATAAATCAGGACATCAGAGCGACAACACGGCAGTTTCAATAACAACGGAGACCTCTCTCGCTCCAACGACTGTCAGTTATGAGGAAGTGTCCAAGAATTCTGAGTCTCCGATATTTATTGAGGAACCAGCTCTACATCGTGACCCTTCTGCGAAGAGAGCCTCTCAGCATCCAC tgGTAGTCCAACAATACGCAATCACAATGGCCCCCATCCTTCCATCACAAGCAACACGTCAACTAACAATGGAAAGAGATGGAGTTACAGAAGAAGGAATCAGAAGAAAGTCAGACTTTGAACATGACCAGTTCTTCAAGCCCATGGTTAGAGAAAGGCCGACCAAGATGCTGGATAGACCGACGAAAGTACTGGACAGGCCTACGAAGAAACTCGATAGACCTACGAAGAAGTTAGACAGGCCTACTAAAAAGATCTATGACAGACCTTTAGTTAATTGGCG AGCTGATCAAGAACGACCTCCAGAACCTGACCGTGGGCAAGAAGTCATACCTCTTACCCGTCGGCCGGCCCACTCAGGTCTTAACCCACGGCTCCTAGAAGTCTACCGTCCCACAGTCCCCGAGGAGACCACGGAAACGACCGAGAGT tacCGCCATCGATGGAAACAAACGAGATTTAGAGCACAGAG ACCGGGTGCCAATGCTCTCCTGTCAACATCGAAACCTCCCAAAAAACTCGAAAGT AgaccaataaatataaatctggATAAAGAGGACATTGACCAGCTATTCCGCGACACCGGCTTTAACATGGAGTGGAGAAAGAAAACCAATTGA